In Vicia villosa cultivar HV-30 ecotype Madison, WI unplaced genomic scaffold, Vvil1.0 ctg.004625F_1_1, whole genome shotgun sequence, a genomic segment contains:
- the LOC131642197 gene encoding ferric reduction oxidase 2-like — MAQENVKRSPSQIKYTMAKSIIRLFVFLLFLGLLFIFIMTPTSTYKHKWVPKIQAKSNSTYFGVQGFIILIYTFPSMLIATLGCVYIHITKKSNEVDNGKKHESTIWKRPLLVKGPLGIVSMTEIAFLLMLMALLVWTLANYIHNDFLAIASSPKEEDGPKIWQEKLAIVGFRLGPVGNICLVLLFFPVTRGTSVLPMFGLTSEGCIKYHIWKWRGSLLVGHVLMTAFTAHGVCFIIFWASTNQISQMLKWDKVGISNVAGEISLLAGLFLWVATIPKIRRKFFELFFYTHNLYIIFIIFFVFHIGIYFSYIMLPGFYLFMVDRYLRFLQSRRKVRLVSSRVLPCEGVELNFSKGHELSYNPTSVMFINVPSISKLQWHPFTITSNSNLEQDKLSVVIKSEGTWTQKLYQLLSNPSPIDRLQISVEGPYGPPSTNYLRHDTIVMISGGSGITPFISIIRDLIYLSTTFKCKTPNILLICSFNNTSSLSMLELILPISSTPQDISNMKLQIEAYITRDQEFKPDIPIHPQTLWFKPNPTDTPIHAILGLNSWIWLSLIISSSFIIFLIIIGIITRYYIFPIDHNTNTIFSYPLRSFLHMLIICVSVVVVASVAVLSNKKQNAKEAKQIQNMERPTPIVSPNSMIYNADREMESFPYQSLVQATNVTYGARPDLSRLLLEIKGSSVGVFASGPKQLRQNVATICSSGLVENLHFESISFTW; from the exons ATGGCTCAAGAAAATGTGAAAAGATCACCTTCTCAAATAAAATACACAATGGCTAAATCTATCATAAGATTATTTGTGTTTTTATTGTTTCTGGGTTTACTTTTCATTTTCATTATGACGCCTACATCAACTTACAAACATAAATGGGTTCCAAAAATTCAAGCAAAGTCTAATTCTACTTATTTTGGTGTTCAAG GTTTTATTATTCTTATATATACTTTTCCAAGCATGTTAATAGCCACTTTGGGATGTGTTTATATCCACATAACCAAAAAATCAAATGAAGT TGACAATGGCAAGAAACATGAATCAACAATATGGAAACGTCCATTGCTTGTAAAAGGTCCTCTTGGAATTGTTTCAATGACAGAAATAGCTTTTTTGCTTATGTTGATGGCTCTTCTTGTTTGGACCTTAGCAAATTATATACATAATGACTTTCTAGCAATTGCATCGTCTCCAAAGGAAGAAGACGGCCCTAAAAT ATGGCAAGAGAAATTGGCAATTGTGGGATTTAGGTTGGGACCGGTCGGAAACATATGTTTAGTGTTGTTGTTTTTTCCGGTGACACGTGGCACGTCCGTGCTACCAATGTTTGGACTCACTTCTGAAGGTTGCATTAAGTATCATATTTGG aaatggagaggatccttaCTAGTTGGGCATGTGCTGATGACGGCTTTCACAGCTCATGGAGTTTGTTTTATTATCTTTTGGGCATCTACTAATCAGATTTCACAG ATGCTAAAATGGGACAAAGTTGGAATATCAAATGTAGCTGGAGAGATATCTTTGCTTGCTGGTTTGTTCCTATGGGTTGCAACAATTCCaaaaattagaagaaaatttTTTGAACTCTTTTTCTACACTCATAACCTATAcattatcttcatcatcttcttcgtctTTCATATTGGCATTTATTTTTCCTACATTATGCTCCCCGGTTTTTATCTCTTCATGGTCGATCGATACCTACGATTCCTCCAATCAAGACGGAAAGTTCGTTTAGTTTCATCTCGCGTTTTGCCGTGTGAAGGCGTTGAACTAAACTTCTCTAAGGGTCATG AGTTGAGTTATAATCCAACAAGTGTGATGTTCATAAATGTACCAAGCATATCAAAGTTGCAATGGCATCCATTTACCATTACTTCTAATAGTAATTTGGAGCAAGATAAGCTAAGTGTTGTCATTAAAAGTGAAGGAACTTGGACACAAAAGCTTTACCAATTGCTTTCCAATCCTTCCCCGATTGATCGCCTTCAGATATCTGTCGAAGGTCCTTATGGACCCCCTTCAACCAATTACCTAAG GCATGATACAATTGTGATGATAAGCGGAGGAAGTGGCATTACACCATTTATCTCGATCATTAGAGATTTAATATATCTTAGCACTACATTCAAATGCAAAACACCCAACATTCTCCTAATTTGTTCCTTCAATAACACTTCATCTTTGTCAATGCTAGAATTGATCCTGCCAATTTCAAGTACACCACAAGACATTTCTAATATGAAACTACAAATTGAGGCCTACATCACAAGAGACCAAGAGTTTAAACCAGATATTCCAATTCATCCTCAAACTTTATGGTTCAAGCCGAATCCGACTGATACACCAATACATGCTATATTAGGTCTAAACAGTTGGATTTGGCTTAGTCTTATAATCTCATCCTCTTTCATCATCTTTCTTATCATAATCGGGATCATTACTCGCTACTATATTTTCCCTATAGATCATAACACGAATACGATATTCTCGTATCCTCTAAGGTCATTCCTTCACATGCTAATAATATGTGTCTCGGTAGTTGTTGTTGCTAGTGTCGCAGTGCTTTCGAACAAGAAACAAAATGCTAAAGAAGCTAAACAGATTCAGAACATGGAAAGGCCAACACCAATTGTTTCACCAAATTCAATGATTTATAATGCTGATAGAGAAATGGAAAGCTTCCCATATCAATCACTTGTTCAAGCTACCAATGTGACATATGGTGCGAGACCTGACTTGAGTC GACTTCTATTAGAAATCAAAGGGTCGAGTGTGGGAGTTTTTGCTTCAGGACCTAAGCAACTGAGGCAGAATGTTGCAACCATTTGCTCCTCTGGTTTAGTTGAAAATCTGCATTTTGAATCAATCAGTTTCACTTGGTGA